The Desulfobacterales bacterium genome has a window encoding:
- a CDS encoding GDP-mannose 4,6-dehydratase has product MKKALITGITGQDGSYLSELLLQKGYEVHGVVRRVAIEDPRARMWRLRNILDRIHIHSASMESYASLFNIISDIKPDECYHLAAQSYVSYSFEDEFSTINTNLNGTHYVLSAIKRQAPDCKFYFAASSEMFGHVKETPQNENTPFHPRSPYGISKMAGFELTRNYREAYNLFALSGILFNHESPRRGAEFVTRKISSSAAKIKLGLEKEIRLGNLEAKRDWGHSRDYVRAMWLMLQQDEPEDFVIATNQSRSVKEFLEIAFGLVNLDYKDYLVVADELYRPSEVNVLQGDASKARKKLNWSPTILFEELVKEMVESDLAWYSRT; this is encoded by the coding sequence GTGAAAAAAGCACTTATTACAGGGATCACGGGACAGGACGGAAGTTATTTATCGGAATTGCTGCTCCAAAAAGGATACGAAGTCCACGGAGTCGTCAGACGGGTGGCTATCGAAGACCCGCGCGCCAGAATGTGGCGTCTTCGGAACATCCTGGACAGGATCCACATCCACAGCGCATCCATGGAAAGCTACGCGTCTCTTTTCAATATTATTTCAGATATCAAGCCGGATGAATGTTATCATTTGGCCGCCCAAAGCTATGTTTCCTATTCCTTTGAGGATGAGTTTTCAACGATCAACACCAACCTTAATGGTACCCATTATGTGCTTTCGGCCATCAAACGACAAGCACCTGACTGCAAATTTTATTTTGCCGCATCCAGCGAAATGTTCGGACATGTCAAAGAAACACCGCAAAATGAAAACACCCCGTTTCACCCACGATCCCCCTATGGAATTTCAAAAATGGCCGGATTCGAGCTGACCAGAAACTATAGAGAGGCGTATAACTTGTTCGCGCTGTCAGGAATTTTATTCAATCATGAATCGCCCAGAAGAGGCGCAGAGTTTGTAACAAGAAAAATTTCATCATCAGCCGCAAAAATAAAGCTGGGTTTGGAAAAAGAAATCCGGTTGGGAAATCTGGAGGCCAAACGGGATTGGGGCCACAGCCGCGATTATGTCCGCGCCATGTGGCTCATGTTGCAGCAGGATGAGCCGGAGGATTTTGTCATTGCCACGAACCAATCCCGTTCGGTCAAGGAATTTCTCGAAATCGCTTTTGGATTGGTGAATTTGGATTACAAGGATTATCTGGTCGTGGCGGATGAACTTTATCGTCCGTCGGAGGTAAACGTGTTACAGGGAGACGCGTCCAAGGCTCGAAAAAAGTTAAACTGGTCGCCAACCATTCTTTTTGAGGAACTGGTAAAGGAAATGGTTGAAAGCGATCTGGCGTGGTACTCCCGAACATGA
- a CDS encoding glycosyltransferase family 4 protein, translated as MKTILHICDWYHPIGGAEKLLFDTLALLEEEGFTNIIIYNDHPDQRPSGARPEYACKGLELFSYHYPGNRLLAQNAIKQIHPIIKKHAPDICHIHNFQNSSVTEYLIGTMPCVRSIHDPRLYCFTNWKLLPDKSICSHPLGLECIRQGCISSGLWPQNNFDRNALFVLRNFMAHQKIPVLIAESRAQIECLLENGFSPDQIAWLPNFTPVRPESEVSGFVQKHFNPQKKMVLFVGRASYEKGVQILVDACAYLKTKCKVVIITAGPLLDEIKSRIPAYAGQLEVIPGLSYEETRKYYARSSVVIVPSVWLENFCLVGIEAYANMKPVIGSRIGGIKDWLKEGETGWFFEPGNARELADTIDHAFADTERLKMMGKAAYDRVCRYYTKELYLSRLLAIYQRGIS; from the coding sequence ATGAAGACTATCCTGCATATATGTGACTGGTATCATCCCATTGGCGGTGCTGAGAAGCTGCTGTTTGACACGCTTGCGCTGCTGGAGGAAGAAGGTTTTACCAATATCATAATTTATAATGACCATCCCGACCAGCGGCCGAGCGGCGCCCGTCCTGAATATGCCTGCAAGGGTTTGGAGCTGTTCAGCTATCATTATCCGGGCAATCGATTGCTGGCCCAAAATGCGATCAAACAAATCCATCCAATCATCAAAAAACATGCCCCGGACATCTGCCATATCCACAATTTTCAGAATTCATCTGTTACCGAGTATCTCATCGGGACGATGCCCTGTGTACGATCCATACATGATCCGCGTCTCTACTGCTTCACAAACTGGAAATTACTTCCCGACAAAAGCATCTGTTCCCACCCCTTGGGTCTTGAGTGTATTCGCCAGGGTTGTATTTCATCCGGTTTATGGCCGCAAAACAATTTCGATCGGAATGCATTGTTCGTGCTCAGAAATTTTATGGCGCACCAAAAAATACCGGTTCTTATTGCTGAAAGTCGGGCGCAGATTGAATGCCTGCTTGAAAACGGTTTTTCACCTGATCAAATTGCGTGGCTTCCCAATTTCACCCCAGTCCGGCCTGAATCCGAAGTATCTGGATTTGTGCAAAAACATTTCAACCCGCAAAAAAAAATGGTCCTTTTCGTCGGCAGAGCTTCGTATGAAAAAGGCGTTCAGATTCTTGTGGATGCCTGTGCGTATCTGAAAACAAAATGCAAGGTCGTTATTATCACGGCAGGGCCTCTGCTGGACGAAATCAAATCACGCATCCCGGCCTATGCGGGTCAGCTTGAAGTGATACCCGGTCTCTCATATGAAGAAACTCGAAAATATTACGCCCGCTCATCCGTGGTCATTGTTCCCTCGGTATGGCTCGAGAATTTCTGTTTAGTGGGTATAGAAGCTTATGCCAATATGAAGCCCGTGATTGGATCACGCATCGGCGGCATTAAGGACTGGCTTAAAGAAGGCGAGACCGGCTGGTTTTTTGAGCCCGGTAACGCCCGTGAGCTTGCCGATACAATTGATCACGCTTTTGCGGATACGGAACGACTGAAAATGATGGGGAAGGCTGCTTACGATAGAGTTTGCCGATACTATACCAAAGAGCTGTATCTTTCCCGCCTTTTGGCAATATATCAACGGGGGATATC
- a CDS encoding radical SAM protein: protein MKNKKVLFINPPGWQKESINLGIAYLSSALQSVGYSTLTLDANRYELNDNELAGKVLDFSPSVIGVSVKTATANTGGHIANFLSSVYPDAHFIVGGPHLTLCPESYLRDFPVFEYAILGEGEKSIVELAEALSLHIPVDPINGLAYRKNGRIVTNPWRPPDDLDNLPIPDFESIEGFDWRDFRYPILSSRGCPFQCTYCCVNKLTGSRKWRARSAKNVAAELEYIVRSKGIKAFEVWDDNFTLNIERAKEICRELITRKLNLSWYCHNGIRADRIDRELAGLMKQAGCTSIAFGIESGNPETFNSIKKGESLSTVVEAINIVKAVGIKAVGYYIIGLPGDTLEKFIDTVRFQRTLRLDHYTYGMLIPYPKTEVWDMVNERGRFFCDITATQHFSNDIVPISFEIPDFPRQDMVRAFYISKYYDLYAVVQRIIDSGQTPTVVHLSDPDILEHLPGMIIACDPRARHLISGITDEQAFFRLPSRSQLPAGINITFTRKIPDNLPSGATVIVCRAKAIPRSLLFRNTGLVFINPRLPLHLVVLVRNHITTKWHLPEFFMSLMGYVNGMNHAVKLYGIKNIFKTVRIKIKGFRLIR, encoded by the coding sequence ATGAAAAATAAAAAAGTTCTCTTCATTAATCCTCCCGGTTGGCAAAAAGAAAGTATCAACCTCGGCATAGCCTATCTGTCGAGTGCGCTTCAAAGCGTCGGGTACTCGACCTTGACACTGGATGCCAATCGCTACGAACTAAATGACAATGAGCTGGCCGGAAAAGTTTTAGACTTCAGCCCAAGCGTCATCGGCGTATCCGTAAAAACAGCAACTGCGAATACCGGCGGGCACATCGCCAATTTTCTTTCATCCGTATATCCGGACGCCCATTTTATTGTCGGCGGACCCCATTTAACACTTTGTCCGGAAAGCTATCTGCGCGATTTTCCCGTCTTTGAGTACGCGATACTGGGAGAGGGGGAAAAGAGCATTGTGGAATTGGCTGAAGCCCTGTCTCTCCATATACCCGTCGACCCCATCAATGGATTGGCATATCGCAAAAATGGCCGAATCGTTACAAACCCCTGGCGTCCGCCGGATGACTTGGACAACCTGCCCATTCCCGATTTCGAATCGATTGAAGGCTTTGATTGGCGCGATTTCCGGTATCCGATCTTGTCCAGCCGCGGATGTCCGTTCCAGTGTACCTATTGCTGTGTCAATAAACTTACGGGCTCACGAAAGTGGCGCGCGCGCAGCGCAAAAAATGTTGCCGCTGAACTTGAATATATCGTCCGGAGCAAGGGAATAAAGGCATTTGAAGTCTGGGATGACAACTTTACCCTTAATATTGAGCGGGCGAAGGAAATCTGCCGTGAACTCATAACCCGAAAACTTAACCTTTCATGGTACTGCCATAACGGCATTCGCGCCGATCGCATTGATAGAGAACTAGCCGGTCTGATGAAACAGGCGGGATGCACCAGCATTGCTTTCGGCATCGAAAGCGGCAACCCCGAAACATTCAATTCCATTAAAAAAGGGGAATCGCTGTCGACCGTCGTTGAAGCAATAAATATTGTTAAAGCGGTCGGGATAAAGGCGGTGGGGTATTATATCATCGGGCTTCCCGGCGACACCCTGGAAAAATTCATCGACACGGTTCGCTTTCAGCGCACCCTCAGACTTGATCACTATACCTATGGGATGCTCATTCCTTACCCCAAAACCGAAGTGTGGGATATGGTAAATGAGCGCGGGCGATTCTTTTGTGATATTACCGCCACTCAGCATTTCAGCAACGATATTGTTCCCATCTCTTTTGAAATTCCGGATTTTCCTAGGCAAGACATGGTGCGCGCTTTTTACATCTCGAAGTATTACGACCTGTATGCAGTTGTTCAGCGCATCATCGATAGCGGACAAACACCAACGGTTGTGCATCTTTCGGATCCTGATATTTTGGAGCATTTGCCAGGCATGATCATTGCGTGTGATCCCCGGGCGCGCCACCTGATCAGCGGCATTACAGATGAACAGGCCTTTTTCAGATTGCCGTCCCGTTCTCAGCTTCCAGCTGGAATCAACATCACCTTTACCCGGAAAATTCCAGATAACTTGCCGTCTGGCGCCACTGTCATAGTCTGCCGGGCAAAAGCAATCCCTCGCAGTCTTCTTTTCCGGAATACCGGCCTGGTTTTCATTAACCCCAGGCTGCCGTTACATTTAGTTGTTCTGGTCAGAAATCATATCACAACCAAATGGCATCTCCCTGAGTTTTTTATGAGCTTGATGGGATATGTGAACGGTATGAATCATGCTGTCAAACTTTATGGAATTAAGAATATATTTAAGACCGTAAGAATAAAAATCAAAGGTTTTCGGTTGATACGCTGA